A section of the Sphingomonas ginsenosidivorax genome encodes:
- a CDS encoding DUF2163 domain-containing protein gives MTWLSAELTTIALCWRIERRDGVAIGLTAHDRDLVVDGLVHRAAPGMTPSAIQRSGGLEADTMDVAGALTSGAIGEADLLAGRWDGARVAVFAVDWTDVGNRVDLGEGTIGAVELTEAGFTAELQGASAALDRAVVEETSPECRASLGDRRCRVAMAGRRRFVRVLACDGRAVTVDAVEPVADAYGGGLLRWFGGANGGLESGIARSDGAVVTLRAAPGFVVAAGVLAELVEGCDKSLATCGARFGNAVNFRGEPYLPGIDLLTRYPG, from the coding sequence ATGACTTGGCTGAGCGCAGAACTGACGACGATCGCGCTGTGCTGGCGGATCGAGCGGCGGGATGGGGTGGCGATCGGGTTGACCGCGCATGACCGGGACCTGGTCGTCGACGGGCTGGTGCACCGCGCGGCGCCGGGGATGACGCCGTCGGCGATCCAGCGGTCCGGCGGGCTTGAGGCGGATACGATGGATGTCGCAGGCGCGCTGACGAGTGGCGCGATCGGGGAGGCGGATCTGCTCGCGGGGCGCTGGGACGGCGCGCGGGTGGCGGTGTTTGCGGTGGACTGGACCGATGTCGGCAACCGGGTCGATTTGGGCGAGGGGACGATCGGGGCGGTCGAGCTGACCGAGGCCGGGTTCACCGCCGAACTGCAGGGGGCGAGCGCGGCGCTGGACCGCGCGGTGGTCGAGGAGACCTCGCCCGAGTGTCGCGCGTCGCTGGGCGACCGGCGGTGCAGGGTGGCGATGGCGGGGCGGCGGCGGTTCGTGCGGGTGCTGGCGTGCGATGGGCGGGCGGTAACGGTGGATGCGGTCGAGCCGGTCGCGGATGCCTATGGCGGGGGACTGTTGCGTTGGTTCGGGGGCGCGAATGGCGGGCTGGAGAGCGGCATCGCGCGGTCCGACGGCGCGGTGGTGACGCTGCGCGCGGCGCCGGGGTTCGTGGTCGCGGCGGGGGTGCTCGCCGAGCTGGTCGAGGGGTGCGACAAGAGCCTCGCGACGTGCGGCGCGCGGTTCGGGAACGCGGTGAATTTTCGCGGCGAGCCGTATCTGCCGGGGATCGACCTGCTCACGCGCTATCCGGGATGA